GCTCATCGCGGAGGTATCGGTGGACACCTCCGGCCCGGACGTGCGCGTGGAATTCGAACTGAACAGGGCGGCAGGCAGGGGAAGCTACCTGGTCGGGCTCCGTGCCGGCGACGCGGGACGGACCACGATCCGGCACCTCACGGTCAGCCTGCGGGACGGGCGCGTCACCGGCCTGTCCACCTACGATTTCGGGACGGTCACCCGCACAGTGCATCCCCGCGGCGGCGCCTCCTGCGTGGGTGCCTCCGTCACTGCACTCTTCCCGCGGGCCTCCCTGGCCGGGCTGGGGGAGGACCGCCGCATCACCGCCTACAGCTCCCTCAACGGACAGGAACTCCAGACAGGGATTCCCCTCACCCGGGCGGTAACGGGAGGCCTCAGGCTATGAGCGGAGAGCCCGCGGATTTTTCCCGGCACAACCCGGGTACCGGCACCCCCCGGGATTATGCAATCTTTTTCACCAGGGAACCGGCAGCCAACGCAGCTGCCGTGGAGAAAGAGCTCGATGCCCATCTGGGGCAGTGCAGCAGCCTCCGTCAATGGACCGCAGCACGCGGCGCGACGCTGGCCGATGTCGCGTCGGGGGTGGAAGTTCTCGAAGGGCTCCTCACCGGGCCGGACAGGAACGGGCCCGCGCCATGGCGGCTCAGGGTCGAAACCGGGCTGTTCATCGGCACCGTCCTGGTCCGGAACCTCCCCGTGGCCCGGTGGCGCCTGTTGCCCAACGGCTACCCCGTCGTCCACCTTGCCGAAAACACCGACCTGGACGTCATTGCCCTCGCCCGGACGCGCCTGGAAACCGGCGCCCCGGACCTGAGGACCGTCCTGCCCTACGCCGAAAGCCTGACACCGGCACCCTAAATACCTGCCGGCAGCTTCCCTGCCGTTGCCGGTGACGGCAGGTCCGGCCCCGGCACGGATGCCGGGGCCGGACCTCCGCGTCTGCCGCGTCAGCTTCCGACCTTCACCGGGTGATTTGCCGCAGCTCCGCGTCACGGGGCTGAGCCGCGTTCAGACGTCCCTGCTGTCCAACCGTGACGGCAGTGCCGGTGCGGTCTGAGCCAGGGACCATGCCAGCTGCTCCTGGTTGGTCTGCAGGACGTTCAGCAGCAGCTCCCGTGCGGCGGCGAGCAGGTCCGGGACCTGCGGGGAAGCCAGTTCATAAAAGACCTGTGAACCCCGCCGGGTGGACCTCACCAGATGATGGTGGCGCAGCACTGACAAGTGCTGGGACAGGTGGGAGGCCTCCATCCCCGTGCTGGCAAGGAGGTCCGAGACGGGCACCGTGCCTTCTGCCGCCGCCAGCAGCTCCAAAACCCTGACCCGGACAGGGTGGGCCAGACCCTTGAAGAGCTCGGCTTCTACCTCGGACAGGTCCACTTGCCGGTCGGGAAATCGGTCCATCGGAACAGCCGCCTTCACTAAAAATAATCCGCGGGCACACCGGTCAAGGCGACCCCGGTCTTCCCATGGACGCATCTCCCTCCGCGGCAAAGTTCACGCGCATGAAAAAGTGCCCCTCCGGGCGCTCCCCGAACTGCTTGATTTCGACGAATGCCGCAGCCCTGTTCCGGCAGAAACCGGAAACGGCGTGCGCATTCCCTTTCCGCTCCGGGCAACCGAGCGTGGGGACGTGCTCCATTGCGGCCGGCTGCCGGATTGCAAGGGTTCCGGCTGTGATTCACCACGCCTTCTGATGCGCCAGCGGTGCCGTCCAGCCTCGGGGCACCATAACCACCCCCGGGCAGGCCAGCGGGCCCGCCCGGGGGGTAGACGATGTGGCCGGTCTGGACGGGTCGGGATACTTAGGGATAGGGCCCTTTGCCCTATGTCACGATCAGGCAAGAGCTGCCTGGACGGCCTCGATGATCTCGGGTGAGTCCGGCGCGATCGCGGAGGCAAACCGGGCCACGACCGCGCCGTCGCGGTCCACCAGGAACTTCTCGAAGTTCCACTGCACCAGGTCCGGAAGTTCGCCGGTCCTGAACTTGGTCAGCTCCGCATAGAGCGGATGCTGGTTCTCGCCCTGGACGTCTGACTTGGTGGTCAGCGGGAACGTCACGCCGAAGTTGCGTTCGCAGAACTCGGCGATCTCGGCGGCGGCCCCCGGCTCCTGCCCGGCAAACTGGTTGCACGGGACTCCCAGCACCGCGAAGCCCTGCTCCCGGAACTTGTTGTGCAGCGCCTCAAGCCCCGCGTACTGCGGCGTGAACCCGCACCGGGACGCGACGTTCACCACCAGCATCACCTCCCCCTTGAAGCGGCCGAAGTCAGTGTCCGTTCCGTCGATGAGGGTGAGTGGAATGGAGTGCAGAGCGGTCATGAGGCATCCTCGCAAAGTTGTTGGTCCCAAAGGGTCACGGTGACGGCAGGGCGACCCGCATCATTGAATGACTGTTATATTAGATGATGTATCCATCAAATAGTAAAGCCTTCGCCCGATTCCTTTGACGGTGTGGCCCGGCCGTTGCTGATTCCTGTCAGCCCTGGCCGAGGCTTTACGAACAATTTCCATGACTTTTCTACGACCGCCCCGCCCGCCGTCAGTGCGGGGGAAGGAAGAGAACCGTGCACAACATCACACACTCCAGCCTCCTGGACACCGCCCCCGTTGCTACTGACCGGCTTCTGGACTGGGTCGGGGAGGTAGCCGCCCTGACCGGACCGGACCGCATCCACTGGGTCGACGGAACCGAAGCCGAATACCGTGCGCTCACCGACGGGCTCGTCGCAGCCGGCACGCTGACGCGCCTGGCCGAGGACAAGTTCCCGAACTCCTTTGCCGCCTTCTCTGACCCCAAGGATGTCGCCCGCGTCGAAGAGCAGACCTTCATCTGCTCCGAACATGAGCGGGGCGCAGGCTTCACCAATAACTGGATGGACCCGGCGCAGATGAAGGAAAAACTGCGCGGGCTCTTCGCCGGCGCCATGCGCGGACGCACCATGTACGTGATTCCGTTCGTGATGGGCCACCTCGACGCCGAGGACCCCAAATTCGGGGTTGAGATCACCGACAGCGCCTACGTCGTCGCCTCCATGCGCATCATGGCCCACACCGGTTCCGATGTCCTGGCCAAAATGGTCGAGCTGGACGCGGACTTCGTCCCCGCGCTGCACTCCGTCGGCGCACCGCTGGAACCAGGCCAGCAGGACGTCAGCTGGCCCTGCAACGACGATAAATGGATCGTGCACTTCCCGGAGGAGAAGTCGATCTGGTCCTACGGCTCCGGCTACGGAGGCAACGCACTGCTGGGCAAGAAGTGCTACTCACTGCGCATTGCGTCCGCGATGTCCCGTCAGGAGGGCTGGCTCGCGGAACACATGCTCATCCTCAAACTCACCAGCCCGGAACAGAAGTCCTACTACATCTCCGCGGCCTTCCCCTCGGCCTGCGGCAAAACCAACCTCGCCCTGCTCAACCCCACCGTTGAGGGCTGGACGGTGGAAACCCTCGGGGATGACATCGCCTGGATACGTCCGGGCAAGGACGGGGAACTGCGGGCCACCAACCCGGAGGCGGGCCTCTTCGGCGTGGCACCGGGCACCGGATGGCAGACCAACCCCAACGCGATGGACGCCATCGCCAAGGGCAACACCATTTTCACCAACGTGGCCCTTACCGATGACGGCGGCGTCTGGTGGGAAGGGATGACCCGGGACACCCCGGAGCACCTGACCGACTGGACAGGCCAGGACTGGACCCCGGCCTCCGGCCGGCCCGCGGCCCATCCCAACTCACGGTTCTGCACCCCCATCAGCCAGGTCAGTATCCTGGCCGAGGAATACTACCAACCCGAGGGCGTGCCGCTCTCGGCCATTTTCTTCGGAGGCCGCCGGAAGACAACCATCCCCCTGGTCACCGAGTCCAGGGACTGGACAGGGGGCGTCTTCATGGGATCGACGCTGTCTTCCGAGACTACAGCGGCAGCCGCCGGTCAGGTCGGGGTCGTCCGCCGCGATCCGATGGCCATGCTTCCCTTCATCGGCTACGACGCAGGGGACTACCTCAACCACTGGCTGGAGACCGGCCGGACGGCCAATCCCGCCCGACTGCCCCGGATCTTCCTGGTGAACTGGTTCCGCCGCGGCGCCGACGGGCGTTTCCTCTGGCCCGGGTTCGGAGACAACTCCCGCGTCCTGAAATGGGCCATCGAACGGCTCGAGGGGACAGCGGCTGCCATCGAAACCCCCATCGGCTTCGTCCCAGCACCGGAATCCCTCGACATCGAAGGCCTCGACGTCGCCCCCGGACACCTCAATGCCGCCCTGGCGGTCGATTCACAGGAATGGGCCCAGGAAATCGACAGCATCGATCAGTGGTACGCCCGGTTCGGTGACTCGCTGCCCCCCGAACTGCCGGCCGAGCTGCAACATCTCAAGAACCGCTTCGCTGCCCGCCGGGGCACGCCGCGCGTCAGCTCCCGATAGGTGCCAGGCGTGGCGCCCGGTGCCCGGAACCGTCCGGGCACCGGGCGCCACGCCCATGTTCGCAGATGTCAGAGACCACCATCGGGGTGGGTCATTGGGCCCATGAAATCAAAGAGGACCGTATGAACGAAAAGATCAAGGTCGTTGGCTCCATTGTGGAACTTGACGGCGACGAGATGACCCGCATCATCTGGCAGTTCATCAAGGACCGCCTGATCGTCCCGTATCTGGATGTGGACCTGAAATACTTCGATTTGTCCATCCAGAACCGTGACGCGACCGATGACCAGGTCACGATCGACGCCGCGAACGCCATCAAGGAATACAACGTCGGCGTTAAGTGCGCAACGATAACCCCTGACGAGTCCCGGGTAGAGGAATTCGGCCTGAAGAAGATGTGGCCGTCCCCGAACGGAACGGTCCGCAACATCCTGGGCGGCGTCGTTTTCCGCGAGCCCATCATCATTTCCAACATCCCGCGCCTGGTTCCGGGCTGGAACAAGCCGATCATCATCGGCCGCCACGCTTTCGGCGACCAATACATGGCGACCAACTTCAAGATCCCGGGTCCTGGCACGCTGACCATGACCTTCACCCCCACCAACGGAGGCGAAGAGATCAAGCAGACGGTGGTCACCTACCCCGACGGGGGAGGGGTCGCCATGGGCATGTATAACTTCAACGACTCCATCCGGGATTTCGCCCGCGCCTCCTTCGCGTACGGGCTGCAGCGGAACTACCCGGTGTACCTCTCCACCAAGAACACCATCCTGAAGGCCTACGACGGGCAGTTCAAGGATCTCTTCCAGGAAGTATTCGATGCCGAGTTCAAAGACCTCTTTGAGGCAGCAGGCCTGACCTACGAGCACCGGCTGATCGATGACATGGTCGCATCGGCGATGAAGTGGGACGGCGGCTACGTCTGGGCCTGCAAGAACTACGACGGCGACGTCCAGTCCGACACCATCGCCCAGGGCTACGGCTCGCTCGGTCTCATGACCTCCGTGCTGATGACCCCGGACGGCAAGACCGTCGAGGCCGAAGCCGCACACGGCACCGTGACGCGCCACTACCGCCAGCACCAGCAGGGCAAGCCGACCTCCACCAACCCGATCGCCTCGATCTTCGCGTGGACCCGCGGCATCATGCACCGCGGCAAACTGGACAACACCATTGCCGTCATTGACTTTGCCGTCACTCTCGAAGATGTCGTCATCAAGACGGTTGAATCCGGGCAGATGACCAAGGACCTGGCGCTTCTGGTGGGACCGGACCAGGAATGGCTGAGCACAGAGGAGTTCCTCGCGGCACTGGACGACAACCTCAAGGCACGCCTGGGATAGTCCCCCAGACTGACCGTTCCTGGAGATCCAGCCGCCCGCTCGGGGAAACACCGAACGGGGGGTGCAGCTCGAGCTTGATCCGACCGGCCGCCTCCGGGGCCGGGTCCGGGGCGGGGCGTGAAGGGCCAACCGGTCAAACCCGGCGTTATTCTGGGCGGTATATCATCGGCGCAAGAGCGTCGGATGAGGCAGTTGACAAGGCCAACGGCATGTCCGGGGCCGTGGAAGGACGATCATGCTCTCTGATAACAAGCCTGATATTTTTCCCGTGGAATTCCACGCCCAGAACGGAAAAATGTTTGTGCGAACGCCGCAGGGCGAGATGCTCGTGGAACTGGCCATCAACCCTTAGGTGGCCTTTGAAGCGAACGGCAGGTCGGAAACGTCCGCCCGGATCGTTGTCGTTCAAGGAACGGCCCGCGAACTGCAGGACTGGTCGGAAATCGACGCCGCTCAGCAGAAAGCCCAGCGCCCCTGGACGCCGACCGCGAAAGGGTCCTACGTGGAGATTGCCCCCACCGGGATCACCGGCCGGCGCCGGCCCATCGACACCCAGGAGGACGCACAGGAGTAAGAGACGAGGGCCGGGTCACATACGGCCCCCTGCACCTGGCGGTTGCGGATGGAATACCCAGTTCAGCCATGCCCTCTGAAGCTTCGGATGTATTCATCCGCCTGGGCCCACCCGGCAGCCCGTTACTGCTGTTCGGATTCGGTGGAGGATTCTCCACACCGGCCAAGTCGTCCGCACCCCCGCCACAGGCACCGCGCCAGGGCCTGACGCAACACTAAGACCCGAAAAGGTCCATCAGGCCTGGGTCAGCGGCGACGAACACCAGCTCGACACTGCCCGAAAATTCCACCTCATCGCCTGGGCATCCGTCGCCCGGAACATTCTCACCGACCCCTTCGAAGGAGTCGGCATCACCACCGCCCCCGCCACCACCGACTGGGGCATCGCAACCCTGAGCACCGGCAAATGCAACTGCCAACAGCAACTAACCCAACCGGACACCGCCGGAACCACCGGCGCCCAGTCCCGACTGCGGAACTTCGAAGAAGCCATAGCCGACTACAACGCCTGCCTCGACTACCTGGCTGGCACCACCAGCGAGCCGTAGTAAACCGCAGGGCCCCTCTCAATGCTGCGAACACCATCTGGATTCCTTCTGGCACCCACAATCCCGCCCCGTCCGTCGTCCGCCGTCGACCTGTTCACGAAAGTCCGCTTGTGTTGAAACCCCGCTACGTCAAAGACTGGACCCCCCTTGCAGGCGGATTCGTCGAGATCCGGATTCAAGGACAGCTGGTGGACAACGGCTTCCTCCAGGCTGCATCATCACCCACGAAACCACTGAAGAAGGCCTGACGCCGGACGAACTATATGGGCTATGCGTCAGCTCGTGCTGTCTGGCCAACGTGTATATTACCGCCGGGTGTGCGTGAGGCCGCCGAACATCACATGGCTGAAGTCATTCAGTTGCCGATTCGCAGCGGCATCCAGCACGGGTGTCGGTAGCCGGGGATCACAGACCACCACGACGGCATGGCATCCACGACTTTATGCCGCGCGCCGTCCCGGCTGCGAAGCCGCAGCCGGGACGCCGTTAGCTACATCGACTTGCTACGTCGGAGGATCCGGCGAAGCGTGCGCATAGGTTGCTACGGGTGTGCACGGTCCCGCTGAATCAGGCTCCTCTGAGCCGAAACCCGTTTCATCGAACCCGAACTCGTGGCGGGAGCATTCGGCGCTCCTGCAAAGCCTCGCGGACGGCCGCGGATACCCTCATAGCAAGCCTTGGCCCCCTATAGCCTTCAAATTTCCAGGAGAGTCGCCGCCTCCACCGTTACCTCGTGGGGCGCCTACGGTTCAAATCCATTTCGGGGCGGCCGGAACCGCCACTGGCGCAGCCGCGCCGTCGGCCGCGGTGACGCCACCGTGGCCGCGGCCTGCGGCCCATTCGACGATGGCGGGCAGGGGTCCGGTGATGACGGTCGGGTTCTTCGCGGTGGTGTCGCCGAACGTCGGGTCCGTGCCCGTCACGTTAATAAGGAGGCCCGTGTCGGTGCCGCGGGTCTTCCAGGCGACGGTGATGTCGCGAAGGAGCCGTTCCAGGACGGGTGCGGGGATGTCGGCGAAGGTTGCGCCGTTGTCGAGGTCGACGGCGTGCATCCAGACTTCGCGGGTACGCATCCAGACCGTTTCGGTGGCGGGCACTTCGCGGCCCTGGATGGTCCGGACTTTGTGGTGCCAGGCATCCCCGGGCAGGTCCCGCCATTCGACGTTCAGGTGCACGGCGGAATGGTCGAAGAGGTGCCGCAGCGCAATCGGGCTCAGGGTCGCGCCGAAGCTGATTTCGTGGTCCCGCACCGACGTGGAGGCGTACATGGGTGTCTCCACGCCGGTGCCCGCCCACTCCACCAGCCGCGCGATCGCCCGGGCGTTGTAGCCGATGTGCGCGGTGATGTGGCGGCGGGTCCAGCCGGGCAGCAGCGACGCGCCGTCGAGGTCCGCGTCACTGAGTTCGTTGAGCTTGCGGGCGAAGAACGCCGTGCCCCGGCGCGCCTGCAGCAGTGCCGCGAGGAGTTCCGGGTCCGTGGTCCGGTCGTGGCGGGCAACCATCAGGCTTCCTTGATGACGCGGTTCTTCAGCTGGCCCAGGCCCTCGATGGTGGTGACCAGGATCTGGCCTTCCTGCAGGTAGCGTTTGGGGTCCTGGGCGTGGCCCACCCCTCCCGGGGTGCCGGTGGCGATCACATCTCCGGGGTTCAGGGTGATGATGGTGGAGATGTAGGAGACCAGGAACTCGGGCGTGAAGACGAGGTCGCCGGTGGGGGTCTGCTGCTGGATTTCGCCGTCGACCGCGGAGGTCATCAGCGGGCCGGCGGTGAATTCATCGGTGGTGACCAGGGCCGGGCCGAACGGGGTGGATTTTTCCCAGGTTTTGCCTTGGAGCCACTGGATGGTGCGGAACTGGTAGTCGCGCATGGACACATCGTTCAGGACGGCGTACCCGGCGATGTGGGCCGGGGCGTCGGCTTCGCTGATCCGGCGGCCCTTCTTGCCGATGATGACGGCGAGTTCTGCTTCCCAGTCGACGGTGTCGGATTCCTGCGGGAGGGCCAGGTCATCGTTGGGGCCGATCAGGGATTCCTGGTACTTGGCGAACAGGGTGGGGTACTCGGGGACGTCCCGGCCCATTTCCTTGATGTGGTTGCGGTAGTTGTGGCCCACGCAGATGATCTTGCCCGGGAAGGGCACCACCGGGGCGAGGTCCGCGCCCTCGATCGGGTGCGTCGCGCCGGCCGCCGCCTTCGCCTTCTCTTCCCAGGCGGAGTCCTGCAGCAGTGAGCCGACGTCGGCGAAGCCATCGATCTCAGTCAGGGCGGTCCCGTCCTGGCGGACAGCCTTCGTCGTGCCGTTTCCCGTGCGGAGGGTGAGGAGTCTCATTACTTGTTGCGTCCTTCGGTGTAGGTGCGGCTGAAGTTCAGCCGTTCGAAAATGGGGGCATCGCTGAACCGGAACAGATCAAACCCGGTTCCGGTCTGCGGGTCCGCCTGGAGCGACCATTGCTGCCAGGACGGGACGACGAAGAGGTCGCCCTTGGCCAGGGTCCTGGTTTCGCCGTTCAGCACCACAGTGCCGGTGCCTTCGAAGACCTGCCACACGCTGGAGCCAACCTCCCGGACGGCTTCGGTGGTGGCGCCGGGCCGGAGGCGGTGGAACTCGGCCCGGATGGTGGGCATCACGTCCCCGCCCGTGGTGGGGTTCGAATACCGGACGGCGGCGTGGCCCTGGGAGACGGTGGCCGGGTGGCCCTCGTCCTCCAGGAGCAGCTGTTCGGCCAGGGCCCGGTCGGTGTGTTCCCACCGGTACGCCGCGATGGGGGAGCTGGTGGTGTCATCCAGGCCCGAGAGCGGGCGCAGGCCGGGGTGGGCCCAGAGCCGTTCGGAGCGGGAGATGTCCGGGGTGGCCTCGTCGGTGACGCGTTCGGTGCCGAACTCGAAGAACCCGGCGTCGGCGTAATGCACAAACGGGATGTCCAGGCCGTCGATCCAGGCCATCGGCTCATCGGTGTCGTTATGGTGGCCGTGGAAGTTCCAGCCCGGAGTCAGCAGGAAGTCCCCGCGGGACATCCGCACCGGGTCCCCGTTCACCACCGTCCAGACACCCTCGCCCTCAACGACGAAGCGGAACGCGTTCTGGGAGTGGCGGTGTTCCGGGGCGGTCTCGCGGGCACCCAGGTACTGGATCGCTGCCCACAACGTGGGCGTGGCATACGGTGTGCCCGCCAGGCCCGGGTTCGCCAAAGCGATGGCCCGGCGTTCACCGCCGCGGCCCACCGGGACCAGGTCACCGGCACGGGCCGCCAGCGGGTACAGATCGCTCCACCGCCACACATGCGGCACGGCCTTCGGGGAAGGGACCATCGGCATCAAATCCGCGATCTCCGTCCACAAAGGGATCAGG
This genomic window from Arthrobacter sp. 24S4-2 contains:
- a CDS encoding DUF6278 family protein → MSGEPADFSRHNPGTGTPRDYAIFFTREPAANAAAVEKELDAHLGQCSSLRQWTAARGATLADVASGVEVLEGLLTGPDRNGPAPWRLRVETGLFIGTVLVRNLPVARWRLLPNGYPVVHLAENTDLDVIALARTRLETGAPDLRTVLPYAESLTPAP
- a CDS encoding metalloregulator ArsR/SmtB family transcription factor, translating into MDRFPDRQVDLSEVEAELFKGLAHPVRVRVLELLAAAEGTVPVSDLLASTGMEASHLSQHLSVLRHHHLVRSTRRGSQVFYELASPQVPDLLAAARELLLNVLQTNQEQLAWSLAQTAPALPSRLDSRDV
- a CDS encoding glutathione peroxidase; this encodes MTALHSIPLTLIDGTDTDFGRFKGEVMLVVNVASRCGFTPQYAGLEALHNKFREQGFAVLGVPCNQFAGQEPGAAAEIAEFCERNFGVTFPLTTKSDVQGENQHPLYAELTKFRTGELPDLVQWNFEKFLVDRDGAVVARFASAIAPDSPEIIEAVQAALA
- a CDS encoding phosphoenolpyruvate carboxykinase (GTP), with the protein product MHNITHSSLLDTAPVATDRLLDWVGEVAALTGPDRIHWVDGTEAEYRALTDGLVAAGTLTRLAEDKFPNSFAAFSDPKDVARVEEQTFICSEHERGAGFTNNWMDPAQMKEKLRGLFAGAMRGRTMYVIPFVMGHLDAEDPKFGVEITDSAYVVASMRIMAHTGSDVLAKMVELDADFVPALHSVGAPLEPGQQDVSWPCNDDKWIVHFPEEKSIWSYGSGYGGNALLGKKCYSLRIASAMSRQEGWLAEHMLILKLTSPEQKSYYISAAFPSACGKTNLALLNPTVEGWTVETLGDDIAWIRPGKDGELRATNPEAGLFGVAPGTGWQTNPNAMDAIAKGNTIFTNVALTDDGGVWWEGMTRDTPEHLTDWTGQDWTPASGRPAAHPNSRFCTPISQVSILAEEYYQPEGVPLSAIFFGGRRKTTIPLVTESRDWTGGVFMGSTLSSETTAAAAGQVGVVRRDPMAMLPFIGYDAGDYLNHWLETGRTANPARLPRIFLVNWFRRGADGRFLWPGFGDNSRVLKWAIERLEGTAAAIETPIGFVPAPESLDIEGLDVAPGHLNAALAVDSQEWAQEIDSIDQWYARFGDSLPPELPAELQHLKNRFAARRGTPRVSSR
- a CDS encoding NADP-dependent isocitrate dehydrogenase, whose protein sequence is MNEKIKVVGSIVELDGDEMTRIIWQFIKDRLIVPYLDVDLKYFDLSIQNRDATDDQVTIDAANAIKEYNVGVKCATITPDESRVEEFGLKKMWPSPNGTVRNILGGVVFREPIIISNIPRLVPGWNKPIIIGRHAFGDQYMATNFKIPGPGTLTMTFTPTNGGEEIKQTVVTYPDGGGVAMGMYNFNDSIRDFARASFAYGLQRNYPVYLSTKNTILKAYDGQFKDLFQEVFDAEFKDLFEAAGLTYEHRLIDDMVASAMKWDGGYVWACKNYDGDVQSDTIAQGYGSLGLMTSVLMTPDGKTVEAEAAHGTVTRHYRQHQQGKPTSTNPIASIFAWTRGIMHRGKLDNTIAVIDFAVTLEDVVIKTVESGQMTKDLALLVGPDQEWLSTEEFLAALDDNLKARLG
- a CDS encoding pyridoxamine 5'-phosphate oxidase family protein produces the protein MAFEANGRSETSARIVVVQGTARELQDWSEIDAAQQKAQRPWTPTAKGSYVEIAPTGITGRRRPIDTQEDAQE
- a CDS encoding maleylpyruvate isomerase family mycothiol-dependent enzyme yields the protein MVARHDRTTDPELLAALLQARRGTAFFARKLNELSDADLDGASLLPGWTRRHITAHIGYNARAIARLVEWAGTGVETPMYASTSVRDHEISFGATLSPIALRHLFDHSAVHLNVEWRDLPGDAWHHKVRTIQGREVPATETVWMRTREVWMHAVDLDNGATFADIPAPVLERLLRDITVAWKTRGTDTGLLINVTGTDPTFGDTTAKNPTVITGPLPAIVEWAAGRGHGGVTAADGAAAPVAVPAAPKWI
- a CDS encoding fumarylacetoacetate hydrolase family protein, giving the protein MRLLTLRTGNGTTKAVRQDGTALTEIDGFADVGSLLQDSAWEEKAKAAAGATHPIEGADLAPVVPFPGKIICVGHNYRNHIKEMGRDVPEYPTLFAKYQESLIGPNDDLALPQESDTVDWEAELAVIIGKKGRRISEADAPAHIAGYAVLNDVSMRDYQFRTIQWLQGKTWEKSTPFGPALVTTDEFTAGPLMTSAVDGEIQQQTPTGDLVFTPEFLVSYISTIITLNPGDVIATGTPGGVGHAQDPKRYLQEGQILVTTIEGLGQLKNRVIKEA
- a CDS encoding cupin domain-containing protein; this encodes MIENTTHESVAAGHVVPEPTPEEAAQLEELYRDFDRENLIPLWTEIADLMPMVPSPKAVPHVWRWSDLYPLAARAGDLVPVGRGGERRAIALANPGLAGTPYATPTLWAAIQYLGARETAPEHRHSQNAFRFVVEGEGVWTVVNGDPVRMSRGDFLLTPGWNFHGHHNDTDEPMAWIDGLDIPFVHYADAGFFEFGTERVTDEATPDISRSERLWAHPGLRPLSGLDDTTSSPIAAYRWEHTDRALAEQLLLEDEGHPATVSQGHAAVRYSNPTTGGDVMPTIRAEFHRLRPGATTEAVREVGSSVWQVFEGTGTVVLNGETRTLAKGDLFVVPSWQQWSLQADPQTGTGFDLFRFSDAPIFERLNFSRTYTEGRNK